A stretch of DNA from Micromonospora sp. WMMD1155:
GGCGCCGTGCGCCCTCGGCGCCGGGGACTCGCAGGCCTTCGCCGAGTTGTCCGGGCTCGATCCGCTGGTCGAACCGAGCGTGGCGGACTTCCTGCTCGGCTCGCGCCGCGCCGCCGGTCCACCCGGGACGGGGGGCCGGCCATGAAGTTCCGACGGCAGGCACTGCGCCAGTTGGAGGCACCCGAGCAACTGGACCGGGCGGTCCGGCTGACCACCGTGCCGCACTGGCTGGCCACCGCCGCACTGGTCATCGTCGTGGTCGCCGCGGGCGTCTGGTCGGTACGCACCGTGGTGCCCCGCACCGTCGAGGCGGCCGGGGTGCTGATCCACTCCAACGGGATCTCCGCCCTCGACGCGATCGAAAGCGGTCAGGTCACCAAGGTCTGGGCGTCCCCCCACCAGCGGGTCACCAAGGGCACTCCGCTCTACAGCCTGCGCACGCTGGACGGCAAGGTGGTGGTGGAGAACGCGCCGGGTGACGCGTACGTCGTGGTGTGGCTGGTGTCGGAGGGGGAGATCGTCACCCCGGGCACGCACCTGGCCGATCTGGAACGGCTCGACACCGCGGGGGACGCGTTGCAGGCCGTCGTGTACGCGCCGGCCGTCGCCGCTCCGCTGCTGCAACCAGGTGTACCCGTCGAGGTGGCCGCCGCGGCGGCACCACGCAACGTGTTCGGCACCCTGGCCGGTCAGGTGGCCACCGTCGGCGCGTTCCCGGAGACCGAGGCGTCGCTACGGGCCTTCCTGGGCACCGGTCCGGACGTCCGGCGGCTGCTGGCGCACGGCAGCGTGATCCGGGTGACCGTCGCCCTGGTCCCGGACCCGGCCGCTCCGGGCGGTCTGCGCTGGACGAAGACCCCGCCGCCGTTCCAGCTCAACTCGGCCAGCGAGGTCACCGCCTGGTTCACGGTGGACGAGGAACACCCGATCGACTGGTTGCTGCGGCGATGAGCGCGCCGTCGACGACGGTCCCGAACGCGCCGGAGCTGCCCCGGATCCGGCGTCGACGGGTCCGTACGCCCACTCTCATCCAGATGGAGGCGGTGGAGTGCGGCGCCGCCGCGCTCGGGATCCTGCTCGCCCACCACGGCCGGCACGTGCCGCTGGAGGAGTTGCGTCGGGTGTGCGGAGTGAGCCGGGACGGCTCGACCGCGGCCACCGTGCTCAAGGGCGCCCGCCGCTACGGGATGGTCGCCAAGGGCTTCCAGATGGACCTGGCCGGCCTGGCCACCGTGGCGCTGCCGGCGGTGCTGTTCTGGCGGTTCGAGCACTTCGTGGTGTTGGAAGGGCTCGGCCGGAAGAAGGTCTTTCTCAACGACCCGGCGACCGGCCCCCGGGCGGTGAGCTGGGAGGAGTTCGACGGCGCCTTCACCGGCATCGTGCTCACCATGGAACCGGGGCCGGAGTTCCACAGGGGCGGCACCCGTTACCGGCTGGTCCGGGCGCTGGCCCAACGGTGGCGTGGTCCCGGCTCGGCGATCGCACAGATGCTGCTGCTCGGGCTGTTGATCGCCGTGGTCGGTCTGACCATTCCGGTGATGGCCCAGGTCTTCGTCGACCGGGTGCTGTTGCAGGAGGACCGGGCCGCGTTCGCCGGCCTGGTGGCGGCGGTGGCGGTGGCCACCGTGCTGACCTTCCTGGCCGGCCTGCTCCAGCAACGCCTGACCGTACGCGCGGAGACGGCGCTCGCCCTCGCCAGCGCCGCCCGGTTCTTCCGGCATCTGTTGCGGCTGCCTCCGTCGTTCTTCGACCAGCGTCAGGCCGCCGACCTCGGCCAGCGGGTCCGCGGCAACGACGTGGTCGCCGAGGTGCTCACCCGCCGCGCGGCCACCACCGTCGTCGACACCGGCCTGGTGCTGGCGTACGGGGCTCTGCTCTGCCAGTACGACCTCCTGCTCGGACTGTGCGCGGTGGTCCTCGCCGGGCTCAACGTCAGCGTGCTGCGCTACGTCGCCTCGACCCGGTCGACCGCCGTCGCCGGACTCCAGGCGGACCGCAGCAAGCTGGTGACGACCGTGTACACCACGGTCCAGTTGATCGAGACGGTGAAGGCCGGCGGCGAGGAGGAGCGGGCGGTGGCCCGGTTCGCGGCGCGGCACGCCACCGTCGCCAGCCGGCAACAGCGGCTGGGGGTGCCCACCGCCGTGCTCTCCGTGCTGCCGGCGTTCCTCGCCTCCGGGACCACCGCGGTGCTGCTCGGGTTGGGCAGTCGGCAGGTCGTGGCGGAGGCGATGACCGTGGGCGTGCTGGTCGCCATGCAGAGCCTGGCCGTCGCGATGAACAGACCGTTGGGCAACCTGACCGCGCTGGGTTCGCGGTTGCAGGACATGAGCGCCGACCTCAACCGGCTCCGCGACGTGGAGCGCTACCCACTGCCGTCCGCCGGGGATCGACCTGCCCGACCGCTGACGGCGATGGAGGGGCATCTGCGCATCGAGAAGGTGACCTTCGGCTACAACCCGCTGGGTCGCCCACTGCTGGAGGACTTCAGTCTGGACCTGCCGCCCGGCGCCCGGGTGGCGCTGGTCGGGCGGTCGGGCAGCGGCAAGTCGACGGTGGGCCGGTTGGTCGCCGGGCTCTACCGTCCGTGGACCGGCCAGGTCACGGTGGACGGCCTCGACCGTCCGGGCACCGACGACGGCCTCTGGGCGGCCACCGTCGCCATGGTGGACCAGGACCAACGGCTGTTCGAGGGAACGGTCCGGGACAACGTCACCATGTGGGACCTCACCGTCGCCGACGAGGACGTCGTCACCGCGCTGACGGACGCGTGCCTCTACGACGAGGTGGCGGCGCGCCCGGGCGGCCTGGGCAGTCCGGTACGGGAGAACGCCCGCAACTTCTCGGGTGGCCAACGGCAGCGCCTCGAGATCGCCCGTGCGCTCGTGCGCAACCCCCGGGTGCTGGTGCTCGACGAGGCCACCAGCGCGCTGGACGCCGAGACCGAACGTCGGATCGACACGCATCTGCGTCGGCGGGGGGCGACCTGCCTCATCGTCGCCCACCGCCTGTCCACGGTCCGCGACTGCGACCTGATCGTCGTGCTGGACGGCGGTCGGGAGGTGGAGCGCGGCACCCACGAGCAACTTGTCGCCCGGAACGGGGCGTACGCGCGACTGGTCCGGGACCAGTGACCGACGACGAGCCGAGGAGACACCGATGAGCGGCGCGGTGGAGGAGCCCCCGACCGGCGACCTGATCGGATTCTGCGCCGACGGCGTACGCCAGGTCTGCCGGCTGGACGGCCCGGTGGCCGGCTGGCTGGTGACCGGCGGGGAGGCCGACCTGTTCGCGGTGCGGCGGACCGGGATGAGCCCGTCGCGCCGTCACCATGTGGCCCGGTTGCCGGCGGGGGGCCTGGTGCCGACGTCCACCGCGATCGGTGCGTGGCAGTTGATCCTGGTGCCGTTGCCCGGCGCGGAGTTGCGCGGGTTGTCCCAGCGACACCTGTCCCTGCTGGAGCGGCACGTCCGGCTCGGCCGGCCGGCGGACGAGGGGCCGTCGCATCGGGCGCGGACCGCGGCTACGGAGCTGGTCGCGGCCGTGGACCTGGTGTTGGTCACCATCGCCGACGCGCTGCGCCACGGGCAGGCGCCCCGGGAGGCGTCGACCCTGAGTGGGCGCGAGATCGTCTCGCTGGCGCAGGGCAGCGCGCTCACCTCCACCGGGGGTGCCTGGTGGCTGCGCAGCGCCGGCGGGCAGCTGCGCCGCAACGACGGTGGCCCGGTGGAGATGTCGGGGGAGCACGAGCTGCTGCTGATCGCGGAACGCGACTGGGTGGTGGCCGAGTCGGCGTGCGCGGTGGAGAGCCACGGCAGCTGGGACCTGTTGGTCGCCGGTCAACTCCGGTCGGCTGTCGACCAGCACGTGGCCCGGCTCCTGCGCATGGTGGAGAGCCGGATCGAGGAGGCCGACGCCGCGTTGCTGAGCGCCGTGCGGCGGCGTCGGCAGGTCGACGCCGCGGTGCTCGCCGCGGCGGCCCGCCGCTCGATCGGGGTGATCGGCGCGAGTGGTGCGGTTCCGGTGCCGGACGTCGAGGCCGGCTTCGACAGGTACGGGCGGGCGGCCTCGGTGCTCGAGGTGGTCACCGAGGGGATGGGCAGCCCGATCAACGAGCCGGCCGACCGCGGTCGCGCGCCGCTGGGCGATCGGGCCGCGGTGCGGGCGGTGTCCAGCGCGTCCAGCCTGTTCCTGCGTGAGGTGCGCCTGCCGGAGCGGTGGTGGCGGCGGGACCTCGGGTCGTTGGTGGGGTGGCGGGCAGGTGACGACCCGGAGCGCGCGGTCGCGGTGCCGCTGGTGTTCCGGCGAGGTCGCTACCACCAGGTCGACCCGGACACCCGCGCGCGTAGCCCGATCAGCGCGACGGTGGCGGCGACGTTCGCCACCGAGGCGACCCAGGTGCAGGCGCCACTGCCGCCGGTCGCCCGGATGCGTCACCTGCTGCGGGCCGGGTTCGTCGGCGCGGGCCGCGACGTACGGGGTCTGCTGTTCGCCGCCGCCTGCGTGGCGCTGCTCGGCCTGGGGGTGCCGCTGGCCACCGGCGAGGTGCTCGGTCAGTTGGCCCGCCAGGGTGAGGTGGACGGCCTGTTCGGTTTCGTCGCGCTGATGCTCAGCGCCGCGGTGGTGGCCGGGCTGGTCGGAGTGGTGCAGAACCTACGGCTGCTGCGGTTGGACGGCCGGTTGCAGTCCGGCGCGCAGCTGGCGATCTGGGACCGCCTCCTGCGCCTGCCGGCCCGGTTCTTCACCGGTCGCAGCAGCGGTGAGATCGCCAACTCGATGCTGGGAATCTCGTTCGTCGGTGAGGCGCTGAGCGCGCTGCTGCCGCAACTCGTCTCGGCGGCGGCGACCGTCGCGGTGACCCTCGGCATGCTCCTCGTGGTCGAGCCCGTGCTCGGGCTG
This window harbors:
- a CDS encoding NHLP family bacteriocin export ABC transporter peptidase/permease/ATPase subunit, with translation MSAPSTTVPNAPELPRIRRRRVRTPTLIQMEAVECGAAALGILLAHHGRHVPLEELRRVCGVSRDGSTAATVLKGARRYGMVAKGFQMDLAGLATVALPAVLFWRFEHFVVLEGLGRKKVFLNDPATGPRAVSWEEFDGAFTGIVLTMEPGPEFHRGGTRYRLVRALAQRWRGPGSAIAQMLLLGLLIAVVGLTIPVMAQVFVDRVLLQEDRAAFAGLVAAVAVATVLTFLAGLLQQRLTVRAETALALASAARFFRHLLRLPPSFFDQRQAADLGQRVRGNDVVAEVLTRRAATTVVDTGLVLAYGALLCQYDLLLGLCAVVLAGLNVSVLRYVASTRSTAVAGLQADRSKLVTTVYTTVQLIETVKAGGEEERAVARFAARHATVASRQQRLGVPTAVLSVLPAFLASGTTAVLLGLGSRQVVAEAMTVGVLVAMQSLAVAMNRPLGNLTALGSRLQDMSADLNRLRDVERYPLPSAGDRPARPLTAMEGHLRIEKVTFGYNPLGRPLLEDFSLDLPPGARVALVGRSGSGKSTVGRLVAGLYRPWTGQVTVDGLDRPGTDDGLWAATVAMVDQDQRLFEGTVRDNVTMWDLTVADEDVVTALTDACLYDEVAARPGGLGSPVRENARNFSGGQRQRLEIARALVRNPRVLVLDEATSALDAETERRIDTHLRRRGATCLIVAHRLSTVRDCDLIVVLDGGREVERGTHEQLVARNGAYARLVRDQ
- a CDS encoding ATP-binding cassette domain-containing protein, whose product is MSGAVEEPPTGDLIGFCADGVRQVCRLDGPVAGWLVTGGEADLFAVRRTGMSPSRRHHVARLPAGGLVPTSTAIGAWQLILVPLPGAELRGLSQRHLSLLERHVRLGRPADEGPSHRARTAATELVAAVDLVLVTIADALRHGQAPREASTLSGREIVSLAQGSALTSTGGAWWLRSAGGQLRRNDGGPVEMSGEHELLLIAERDWVVAESACAVESHGSWDLLVAGQLRSAVDQHVARLLRMVESRIEEADAALLSAVRRRRQVDAAVLAAAARRSIGVIGASGAVPVPDVEAGFDRYGRAASVLEVVTEGMGSPINEPADRGRAPLGDRAAVRAVSSASSLFLREVRLPERWWRRDLGSLVGWRAGDDPERAVAVPLVFRRGRYHQVDPDTRARSPISATVAATFATEATQVQAPLPPVARMRHLLRAGFVGAGRDVRGLLFAAACVALLGLGVPLATGEVLGQLARQGEVDGLFGFVALMLSAAVVAGLVGVVQNLRLLRLDGRLQSGAQLAIWDRLLRLPARFFTGRSSGEIANSMLGISFVGEALSALLPQLVSAAATVAVTLGMLLVVEPVLGLWGAGIVAVTLLTFGAFAVLIVRRQRSALPAEHRAAAMTNQLLGGIIKIKVAAAEARAHARWSEVAASARAALQRVRQSQAGLVAFATVLPIAGQLVLFAVLMGPLSGRIAPADFFILNVGFAMLLGALLVLVSAGVEVIAAVPRLRSLNDILRADPEARPDRVDPGELRGEIALHRVTFAYQPDEPPVLVDIDLHVRPGEFVAIVGPSGCGKSTLLRLLLGFERQQQGAVLYDGQDLSELDVHAVRRQCGVVLQDGQLFAGSVRDNICGAGSFPLDQVWEAARMAGLADDLEALPMGMSTMVPFGGGTLSVGQRQRVLIARALAPRPRIIFLDEATSALDNRTQEVVTRSTASMAATRLVIAHRLSTVRAADTIVVLDAGRIVQRGTYDELMDQPEGLFHRLARRQLLTEPDRSDAAAQSRQSEGQPATG